One part of the Eucalyptus grandis isolate ANBG69807.140 chromosome 10, ASM1654582v1, whole genome shotgun sequence genome encodes these proteins:
- the LOC104421655 gene encoding GATA transcription factor 10: protein MSKKKIDFVGSWIFDDNVNGSSDEFLDNVLKQIDFPLEDVEGNILSDDWDASFQLLELPSSDVLEGFPSSYCGKKCEDISAPDRSLSRNEDKAKVKASPSYTETNSNRSICHHQTSNDKDSSLENSSSGSIENSLLFSSKSLIPVKRPRSKRLRPQTPKTRFNFPFASSASSASGIYHPLAASRSSSEGRHTKKSSGKRKGKEKNLHLLSGAEEMNSASQNPSATRKCMHCEVTKTPQWREGPMGPKTLCNACGVRYRSGRLFPEYRPAASPTFISSLHSNSHRKVIEMRKNGNHESGFASMNNLRHPQVRMSDGVYLFDSIWTGKENSFS from the exons ATGTCCAAGAAG AAGATTGACTTTGTGGGCTCATGGATATTTGATGACAATGTCAATGGTAGCTCCGATGAATTTCTTGACAATGTCCTCAAACAAATTGATTTCCCATTGGAAGATGTAGAAGGTAATATTCTCTCAGATGACTGGGATGCTAGCTTCCAACTCCTTGAACTGCCATCTTCGGATGTTTTGGAAGGATTTCCATCTAGTTATTGTGGGAAAAAATGCGAAGACATTTCTGCACCGGACAGAAGCCTTTCAAGG AATGAGGATAAAGCTAAAGTAAAAGCATCGCCCAGCTATACTGAGACAAACTCAAACAGAAGTATTTGCCACCATCAGACTTCTAATGACAAAGATTCTAGCCTCGAGAACAGCAGCTCTGGTTCAATTGAGAACTCGCTTCTCTTCAGCTCCAAATCTTTAATCCCTGTAAAGCGTCCTCGGAGCAAGCGGTTACGCCCACAGACGCCAAAGACTAGGTTCAACTTTCCTTTTGCTTCCTCTGCTAGCAGTGCTTCTGGTATATACCATCCTTTGGCAGCTTCCAGGTCATCCTCAGAAGGCCGCCATACTAAAAAAAGTTCCGgcaaaagaaaggggaaggaaaagaatTTACATTTGCTCTCTGGAGCAGAAGAGATGAACTCAGCTTCACAAAATCCGAGTGCAACCAGGAAATGCATGCATTGCGAGGTCACTAAGACCCCACAATGGAGAGAAGGGCCAATGGGGCCCAAGACCCTTTGCAATGCATGTGGGGTTCGTTACAGGTCCGGTCGCCTCTTCCCGGAGTACCGTCCAGCAGCAAGTCCGACATTCATCTCGTCATTGCATTCTAATTCTCATAGGAAGGTAATTGAAATGAGGAAGAATGGAAATCATGAGTCTGGGTTTGCATCCATGAACAACTTGAGGCACCCTCAGGTTAGAATGTCTGATGGGGTGTACCTGTTTGATTCGATTTGGACTGGAAAGGAGAACAGTTTTTCTTGA